One region of Labrus bergylta chromosome 23, fLabBer1.1, whole genome shotgun sequence genomic DNA includes:
- the LOC110000955 gene encoding histone H4 — protein MSGRGKGGKGLGKGGAKRHRKVLRDNIQGITKPAIRRLARRGGVKRISGLIYEETRGVLKVFLENVIRDAVTYTEHAKRKTVTAMDVVYALKRQGRTLYGFGG, from the coding sequence ATGAGTGGACGTGGAAAGGGAGGAAAAGGACTCGGCAAAGGAGGCGCTAAGCGTCACCGGAAAGTTCTCCGTGATAACATCCAGGGCATCACCAAGCCCGCTATCCGCCGTCTGGCTCGCCGTGGTGGAGTGAAGCGTATCTCCGGCCTGATCTACGAGGAGACCCGCGGTGTGCTCAAGGTGTTCCTGGAGAACGTCATCCGTGATGCTGTCACCTACACCGAGCATGCTAAGAGGAAGACCGTCACCGCCATGGATGTGGTCTACGCTCTGAAGAGACAGGGCCGCACCCTGTACGGCTTCGGCGGTTAA
- the LOC110000952 gene encoding histone H2A-like: MSGRGKTQGKDRAKSKTRSSRAGLQFPVGRVHRLLRKGHYAKRVGAGAPVYMAAVLEYLTAEILELAGNAARDNKKSRIIPRHLQLAVRNDEELNKLLGGVTIAQGGVLPNIQAVLLPKKTEKAVKGK, translated from the coding sequence ATGTCTGGCCGTGGAAAGACTCAAGGAAAGGACAGAGCGAAGTCCAAGACCCGCTCATCCCGAGCCGGACTCCAGTTCCCCGTCGGTCGTGTCCACAGACTGTTGAGGAAAGGACACTATGCTAAGCGGGTCGGCGCCGGAGCTCCCGTCTACATGGCGGCTGTGCTCGAGTATCTGACCGCTGAGATCCTGGAGCTGGCCGGTAACGCTGCTCGGGACAACAAGAAGAGCAGGATCATCCCCCGTCACCTGCAGCTGGCTGTCCGCAACGACGAGGAGCTCAACAAGCTGCTCGGAGGAGTCACCATCGCTCAGGGAGGCGTGCTGCCCAACATCCAGGCTGTCCTACTACCTAAGAAAACCGAGAAGGCTGTGAAGGGAAAATAA
- the LOC110000949 gene encoding histone H1-like, with translation MAEVATEEAPAAPVAPVKTAKKKAAKPAKKAGPSTRDLVLKAVTDSKDRKGVSYVAVKKALALQGCENTVVIKRAVKGLLEKKQLVQVTGNGISGSFKAPKAAEKPKKKDAKKAPAKAKKPAGKKPVAAAKKVKKPKAAKAPSKKAVSKTPTKKVSVKKRTKSPKKATPLKKKVIPKKSASKPKAVAKKPAAKKTAKKPAAKK, from the coding sequence aTGGCAGAAGTTGCTACTGAAGAGGCTCCCGCAGCACCAGTTGCTCCCGTCAAAACGGCGAAGAAGAAGGCAGCAAAGCCGGCGAAGAAAGCCGGACCGTCCACCAGAGACCTCGTTCTGAAGGCCGTCACCGATTCTAAGGACCGTAAAGGCGTCTCCTATGTGGCCGTGAAGAAAGCTCTGGCTTTGCAGGGCTGCGAGAACACCGTCGTGATCAAACGCGCAGTGAAAGGCCTGTTGGAGAAGAAGCAGCTCGTACAGGTGACAGGGAACGGCATCTCCGGATCCTTCAAGGCGCCAAAGGCAGCCGAGAAGCCCAAGAAGAAGGACGCGAAGAAGGCCCCCGCTAAAGCCAAGAAACCGGCTGGGAAGAAACCCGTCGCCGCCGCTAAGAAGGTTAAGAAGCCCAAAGCAGCCAAGGCGCCCTCCAAGAAGGCAGTGAGCAAAACCCCGACCAAGAAAGTTTCCGTTAAGAAAAGAACCAAGAGCCCGAAGAAGGCAACACCCCTAAAAAAGAAGGTAATTCCCAAGAAATCAGCAAGCAAGCCCAAAGCCGTAGCTAAGAAGCCAGCAGCCAAGAAGACAGCCAAGAAGCCAGCAGCCAAGAAGTAA
- the LOC110000948 gene encoding histone H1-like: MAEILPAAPAASAAKPVKKKTTTKTVKKTGPSVAELIVKYVSACNERKGLSYVALKKLLATQGVENIGQIKRTLKRLVERGVLVQTKGNGATGSFKVAKKVEKVKPAAKKAPTKAKKPLAKIAPKKTKAAGKVTKAKSPKKATKKPAAKKSSTPKKVAPKKKKSTTPKKKASTPKKPAAKKASKPKAKAKAVKATGTKPASRRAAKK; this comes from the coding sequence ATGGCAGAAATCCTACCAGCAGCACCCGCCGCTTCTGCGGCCAAACctgtgaagaagaagacgacgaCAAAGACGGTAAAGAAGACCGGACCGAGTGTCGCAGAACTGATCGTGAAATACGTCAGTGCCTGCAATGAGCGGAAAGGTCTTTCTTACGTCGCCCTGAAGAAGCTGTTGGCCACTCAAGGCGTCGAGAACATCGGTCAGATCAAACGCACCCTGAAGAGACTCGTAGAGAGGGGGGTCCTCGTGCAGACCAAGGGAAACGGTGCTACCGGATCCTTCAAGGTGGCAAAGAAAGTCGAGAAGGTCAAGCCGGCAGCTAAGAAGGCTCCCACTAAAGCCAAGAAGCCGTTAGCGAAGATCGCCCCAAAGAAGACTAAAGCCGCCGGCAAGGTAACCAAAGCCAAGTCCCCCAAGAAGGCAACAAAGAAGCCGGCTGCCAAGAAATCATCAACCCCGAAGAAGGTCGCCcctaagaagaagaagagtacTACCCCCAAGAAGAAGGCATCAACCCCCAAGAAACCCGCAGCAAAGAAGGCATCCAAGCCCAAAGCCAAGGCGAAGGCCGTGAAGGCGACCGGAACCAAGCCCGCATCCAGGAGGGCAGCCAAGAAGTAA
- the LOC110000951 gene encoding histone H3, whose amino-acid sequence MARTKQTARKSTGGKAPRKQLATKAARKSAPATGGVKKPHRYRPGTVALREIRRYQKSTELLIRKLPFQRLVREIAQDFKTDLRFQSSAVMALQESSEAYLVGLFEDTNLCAIHAKRVTIMPKDIQLARRIRGERA is encoded by the coding sequence ATGGCAAGAACCAAGCAGACCGCCCGTAAATCCACCGGAGGAAAAGCTCCCAGGAAGCAGCTGGCCACCAAAGCCGCCCGGAAGAGCGCCCCGGCCACCGGCGGAGTGAAGAAGCCCCATCGTTACAGGCCCGGCACCGTGGCTCTGAGGGAGATCCGTCGTTACCAGAAGTCCACCGAGCTGCTCATCCGCAAGCTGCCCTTCCAGCGTCTCGTCCGTGAGATCGCTCAGGATTTCAAGACCGACCTGCGCTTCCAGAGCTCCGCTGTCATGGCTCTGCAGGAGTCCAGCGAGGCTTACCTGGTCGGTCTCTTCGAGGACACCAACCTCTGCGCCATCCACGCCAAGAGGGTCACCATCATGCCCAAAGACATCCAGCTGGCCCGTCGTATCCGTGGAGAGAGAGCATAA
- the LOC110000958 gene encoding histone H4 codes for MSGRGKGGKGLGKGGAKRHRKVLRDNIQGITKPAIRRLARRGGVKRISGLIYEETRGVLKVFLENVIRDAVTYTEHAKRKTVTAMDVVYALKRQGRTLYGFGG; via the coding sequence ATGAGTGGACGTGGAAAGGGAGGAAAAGGACTCGGCAAAGGAGGCGCTAAGCGTCACCGGAAAGTTCTCCGTGATAACATCCAGGGCATCACCAAGCCCGCTATCCGCCGTCTGGCTCGCCGTGGCGGAGTGAAGCGTATCTCCGGCCTGATCTACGAGGAGACCCGCGGTGTGCTCAAGGTGTTCCTGGAGAACGTCATCCGTGATGCTGTCACCTACACCGAGCATGCTAAGAGGAAGACCGTCACCGCCATGGATGTGGTCTACGCTCTGAAGAGACAGGGCCGCACCCTGTACGGCTTCGGCGGTTAA
- the LOC110000946 gene encoding histone H2B-like translates to MFKMSRLCFLSTHFLTTKTANMPEGGKGGVAKKGSKKAVAKSSTKGGKKRRKSRKESYAIYVYKVLKQVHPDTGISSKAMGIMNSFVGDIFERIAGEASKLAHYNKRSTITSREIQTAVRLLLPGELAKHAVSEGTKAVTKYTSSK, encoded by the coding sequence atgtttaaaatgagcCGGCTCTGCTTCCTCAGCACGCATTTTCTCACAACGAAAACAGCAAACATGCctgaaggaggaaaaggaggcgTAGCGAAGAAGGGTTCCAAGAAAGCCGTTGCTAAGAGCTCCACCAAAGGTGGcaagaaaaggagaaagtcCAGGAAGGAGAGCTATGCCATCTACGTCTACAAGGTCCTGAAGCAAGTCCACCCCGACACCGGTATCTCTTCAAAGGCGATGGGCATCATGAACTCCTTTGTGGGCGATATTTTTGAGCGTATCGCTGGTGAGGCCTCCAAGCTGGCTCACTACAACAAGCGCTCCACCATCACCTCCAGGGAGATCCAGACTGCTGTCCGCCTGCTCCTGCCTGGAGAGCTGGCCAAGCATGCTGTGTCTGAGGGCACCAAGGCTGTGACCAAGTACACCAGCTCCAAGTGA
- the LOC110000959 gene encoding histone H2B-like has translation MFKMSRLCFLSTHFLTKKTANMPEGGKGGVAKKGSKKAVAKSTIKGGKKRRKSRKESYAIYVYKVLKQVHPDTGISSKAMGIMNSFVSDIFERIAGEASKLAHYNKRSTISSREIQTAVRLLLPGELAKHAVSEGTKAVTKYTSSK, from the coding sequence atgtttaaaatgagcCGGCTCTGCTTCCTCAGCACGCATTTTctcacaaagaaaacagcaaacatgcctgaaggaggaaaaggaggcgTAGCGAAGAAGGGTTCCAAGAAAGCCGTTGCTAAGAGCACTATCAAAGGTGGcaagaaaaggagaaagtcCAGGAAGGAGAGCTATGCCATCTACGTCTACAAGGTCCTGAAGCAAGTCCACCCCGACACCGGTATCTCTTCAAAGGCGATGGGCATCATGAACTCTTTTGTGAGTGACATCTTTGAGCGTATCGCTGGTGAGGCCTCCAAGCTGGCTCACTACAACAAGCGCTCCACCATCAGCTCCAGGGAGATCCAGACTGCTGTCCGCCTGCTCCTGCCTGGAGAGCTGGCCAAGCATGCTGTGTCTGAGGGCACCAAGGCTGTGACCAAGTACACCAGCTCCAAGTGA
- the LOC110000957 gene encoding histone H2B-like translates to MPEGGKGGVAKKGSKKAVAKSSTKGGKKRRKSRKESYAIYVYKVLKQVHPDTGISSKAMGIMNSFVGDIFERIAGEASKLAHYNKRSTISSREIQTAVRLLLPGELAKHAVSEGTKAVTKYTSSK, encoded by the coding sequence ATGCctgaaggaggaaaaggaggcgTAGCGAAGAAGGGTTCCAAGAAAGCCGTTGCTAAGAGCTCCACCAAAGGTGGcaagaaaaggagaaagtcCAGGAAGGAGAGCTATGCCATCTACGTCTACAAGGTCCTGAAGCAAGTCCACCCCGACACCGGTATCTCTTCAAAGGCGATGGGCATCATGAACTCTTTTGTGGGCGATATTTTTGAGCGTATCGCTGGTGAGGCCTCCAAGCTGGCTCACTACAACAAGCGCTCCACCATCAGCTCCAGGGAGATCCAGACTGCTGTCCGCCTGCTCCTGCCTGGAGAGCTGGCCAAGCATGCTGTGTCTGAGGGCACCAAGGCTGTGACCAAGTACACCAGCTCCAAGTGA